Proteins encoded within one genomic window of Triticum aestivum cultivar Chinese Spring chromosome 2D, IWGSC CS RefSeq v2.1, whole genome shotgun sequence:
- the LOC123048709 gene encoding CBL-interacting protein kinase 29, with amino-acid sequence MEHPWFCHGASDGGEQEQLMRDHKEAAWFNAEFEEDMARAMTAFDILAFSPGSDLSGMFGAGPGTERVFVGEPATVVLAQVEEAGRKRGHRVRREGYHAGPVYVEAMAGGIVAKVTVFRIADAVSVVEVVKGHGAEAAAFWKDWLEPVVKPRTV; translated from the coding sequence ATGGAGCACCCCTGGTTCTGCCACGGTGCGAGCGACGGAGGCGAGCAGGAGCAACTGATGCGCGACCACAAGGAGGCGGCGTGGTTCAACGCGGAGTTTGAGGAGGACATGGCCCGGGCCATGACCGCGTTCGACATCTTGGCCTTCTCGCCCGGCTCGGACCTCTCTGGGATGTTCGGCGCTGGGCCGGGCACGGAGCGGGTGTTCGTGGGCGAGCCCGCCACTGTCGTGCTAGCCCAGGTCGAGGAAGCCGGGAGGAAGCGAGGGCACCGCGTGAGGAGGGAAGGGTACCACGCCGGGCCGGTGTACGTGGAGGCGATGGCCGGCGGCATTGTTGCCAAGGTGACTGTGTTTAGGATCGCTGATGCGGTGTCAGTGGTCGAGGTCGTGAAGGGCCACGGTGCGGAGGCTGCGGCGTTCTGGAAGGACTGGCTCGAGCCGGTCGTGAAGCCTCGGACAGTGTGA